A single genomic interval of bacterium harbors:
- a CDS encoding SH3 domain-containing protein, producing MKVGVVIALLTLCLTVSMADLSWVYSVFEDGVQTVERWWQPFYDVYPVPVPFIVNDLAWVGDELWYLGRGDKYAEVVPEGVAHVELGPVGELFYRVVEGFPGTDFGGRTMIPREGELLVCSGGNLATYRPGEDAARYVGGCERPLADLTVFGGDLYGWVEPENPDEPGPIVRLDFDGADMRVAEELPIEVWKTDSLFGFIAADETGFWVYDDFLLGLVHVLPDGTRDRWLPMPDSGHPPVYALEDGALEIDWPATRNLGLHGRIRGEVRGAAAVWRPNELLIKGLNTDFVWVLDLDSAPVLEVPERWLVITADGLNLRAGPGAGFDKVRLLKKWDQALVCGETTVGDDAWYRVVTFAGETGWLCAGQGGESWVIVYPPGEAPFLSYPSDA from the coding sequence GTGAAGGTCGGTGTCGTTATCGCTCTATTGACGCTCTGCCTGACGGTCTCGATGGCGGACCTGTCGTGGGTCTACTCGGTCTTCGAGGACGGGGTTCAGACCGTGGAACGATGGTGGCAACCGTTCTACGACGTTTATCCCGTCCCGGTCCCCTTCATCGTCAACGACCTGGCCTGGGTCGGGGACGAGCTGTGGTATCTGGGGCGGGGTGACAAGTATGCGGAGGTCGTCCCCGAGGGGGTCGCGCACGTCGAGCTCGGCCCGGTCGGCGAGCTGTTCTACCGCGTCGTGGAAGGCTTTCCGGGGACCGATTTTGGGGGGAGAACGATGATCCCCCGGGAGGGGGAGCTCCTCGTCTGCTCCGGCGGGAACCTCGCCACCTACCGTCCCGGCGAAGACGCCGCCCGATACGTGGGCGGGTGCGAGCGTCCCCTGGCCGACCTGACGGTCTTCGGCGGGGACCTGTACGGCTGGGTCGAACCGGAAAACCCGGATGAGCCCGGGCCCATCGTCCGTCTCGACTTCGACGGCGCCGACATGCGGGTTGCGGAGGAGCTGCCGATCGAGGTCTGGAAAACCGATTCGCTCTTCGGTTTCATCGCCGCCGATGAGACCGGCTTCTGGGTCTACGACGATTTCCTCCTGGGGCTGGTGCACGTCCTGCCCGACGGGACGCGCGACCGCTGGCTGCCGATGCCCGACTCCGGGCACCCGCCGGTGTACGCCCTCGAGGACGGCGCTCTGGAAATCGATTGGCCCGCGACGCGGAATCTGGGCCTCCACGGTCGGATTCGGGGCGAGGTCCGGGGCGCGGCGGCGGTCTGGCGCCCCAACGAGCTTCTTATCAAGGGTCTGAATACGGATTTCGTCTGGGTGCTGGACCTGGACTCCGCGCCGGTGCTGGAGGTGCCGGAGCGGTGGCTGGTGATCACCGCGGACGGCCTGAACCTGCGCGCCGGGCCGGGCGCCGGCTTCGACAAGGTCCGCCTGCTGAAAAAGTGGGACCAGGCCCTGGTCTGCGGCGAGACTACGGTCGGCGACGATGCCTGGTATCGGGTTGTGACCTTCGCCGGTGAGACGGGCTGGCTGTGCGCCGGTCAGGGCGGGGAGTCATGGGTGATCGTGTACCCGCCCGGCGAGGCTCCGTTTCTGAGTTATCCGAGCGATGCCTGA
- a CDS encoding oligosaccharide flippase family protein: MLEHLKKTFKHTVIYGLGGLISHAVGFLLIPVYTRYLSPNDYGVVAMVMIYITVLEIVMRMGVDSALFKVYFEEKDEESRRTLVTTTFLFQLVAAGAIFALTYPFSDDLSDLFFGTRDYTVYFQFATASQLLVMIRVVPLSIIRAKERPGLFSILNVIRFALVMGFNILFVVILEAGPLGIVQAQFYSALVLIPVFLVITFRNMRPRLSWDQLKRLASFGLPLIPAGLAGWVLTMADRYVLRLVAPVTKFALVAQKGLGEMVTKTGDVLAGALPTLVDVGLYDLAYKFSLIVRMGLIQPFIFAWGPLMFSVYHQPEAKQVYRAVLTLFTLLSVGLCFAVGVMSPEIVRLMATWPFYSAWSSVFILGLSHCFYGLYIVFTVGTSVVHKSKYQAYTATVGVVANIGLNFLMIPFWGVMGAAVATLLSFGLMAVAHYIFSQREYHIDYDLGVVVKVVLLATVLWLGTTLLPFGWWGLIGRVGALGLFVVLLKVLGLFKAEEVKLVVAGFKEFITRKRGGGDDAVPPPDELGELQG; the protein is encoded by the coding sequence GTGCTCGAGCACCTGAAGAAAACCTTCAAGCACACCGTCATCTACGGCCTCGGCGGCCTCATTTCCCACGCCGTGGGCTTTCTTTTAATCCCCGTCTACACCCGCTACCTCTCCCCCAACGACTACGGCGTCGTGGCCATGGTGATGATCTACATCACCGTGCTGGAAATAGTGATGCGGATGGGCGTGGACAGCGCCCTCTTCAAGGTCTACTTTGAGGAGAAGGACGAGGAGTCACGGCGCACCCTGGTCACCACCACCTTCCTCTTCCAGCTCGTGGCCGCCGGCGCCATCTTCGCCCTCACCTACCCCTTCTCCGACGACCTCTCCGACCTTTTCTTCGGCACCCGGGACTACACGGTCTACTTCCAGTTCGCCACCGCCTCGCAGCTCCTGGTGATGATCCGGGTCGTGCCGCTGTCCATCATCCGGGCCAAGGAGCGGCCGGGCCTTTTCTCCATCCTGAACGTCATTCGGTTCGCCCTGGTGATGGGGTTCAACATCCTGTTCGTGGTGATTTTGGAGGCCGGGCCGCTGGGCATCGTCCAGGCCCAGTTCTACTCCGCCCTGGTGCTCATCCCGGTTTTCCTCGTCATAACCTTCCGCAACATGCGGCCGCGGCTTTCCTGGGACCAGTTGAAGCGGCTGGCGAGCTTCGGTCTGCCGCTGATTCCGGCGGGGCTGGCGGGATGGGTGCTGACCATGGCCGACCGCTACGTCCTGCGGCTGGTGGCCCCGGTGACCAAGTTCGCCCTCGTGGCCCAGAAAGGGCTCGGGGAGATGGTCACCAAGACCGGCGACGTCCTGGCGGGCGCCCTGCCCACCCTCGTGGACGTGGGCCTCTACGACCTGGCGTACAAGTTCTCCCTCATCGTGCGCATGGGCCTCATCCAGCCCTTCATCTTCGCCTGGGGTCCGTTGATGTTCAGCGTCTACCACCAGCCCGAGGCCAAGCAGGTTTACCGGGCGGTGCTGACGCTTTTCACCCTCCTGTCCGTGGGGCTCTGCTTCGCCGTGGGGGTGATGTCGCCGGAGATAGTGCGGCTCATGGCGACCTGGCCCTTCTACAGCGCCTGGAGCTCGGTCTTCATCCTCGGCCTCTCGCACTGCTTCTACGGCCTTTACATCGTCTTCACCGTCGGCACCTCGGTGGTGCACAAGTCCAAGTACCAGGCCTACACGGCGACCGTCGGCGTGGTGGCGAACATCGGCCTGAACTTCCTCATGATCCCCTTTTGGGGGGTGATGGGGGCGGCGGTGGCCACACTCTTGAGCTTCGGCCTCATGGCCGTTGCCCACTACATCTTCTCCCAGCGCGAGTACCACATTGACTACGACCTGGGAGTGGTGGTCAAGGTCGTGCTCCTGGCGACGGTGCTCTGGCTGGGGACGACGCTTCTGCCCTTCGGCTGGTGGGGACTCATCGGCCGGGTGGGGGCGCTGGGGCTCTTCGTGGTCCTGTTGAAGGTCCTGGGTCTGTTCAAGGCGGAGGAGGTCAAGCTGGTGGTGGCCGGGTTCAAGGAGTTCATAACCCGCAAGCGCGGCGGCGGCGACGACGCGGTGCCGCCCCCGGATGAGTTGGGCGAGTTGCAGGGATAG